Proteins encoded together in one Hevea brasiliensis isolate MT/VB/25A 57/8 chromosome 16, ASM3005281v1, whole genome shotgun sequence window:
- the LOC131174807 gene encoding glutathione S-transferase T1-like isoform X1 gives MGKVPAIVDGRFKLFERYPADLFKRAKIQSVLDWHHSNLRQGAVTYVVNTVLPPALGLPLNPQAAAEGEKVLFSSLSKIESFWLKGSGLFLLGGNQPSIADLSLLSELMKLEVCR, from the exons ATGGGAAAAGTGCCAGCTATAGTTGATGGACGATTCAAGCTGTTTGAAAG GTATCCAGCTGACCTTTTCAAGAGAGCTAAAATTCAATCAGTGTTAGATTGGCACCACTCTAATTTACGCCAGGGAGCAG TTACATATGTTGTGAATACTGTACTTCCACCTGCGCTTGGACTACCCCTGAATCCACAAGCTGCTGCCGAGGGTGAGAAAGTTCTCTTTTCATCCCTGTCAAAAATAGAGTCCTTTTGGCTCAAAGGGAGTGGACTATTTTTGCTAGGTGGCAATCAACCATCTATAGCAGATCTAAGCCTTCTGTCTGAACTAATGAAACTGGAGGTATGCAGATAA
- the LOC131174807 gene encoding glutathione S-transferase T1-like isoform X2, translated as MDDSSCLKADLFKRAKIQSVLDWHHSNLRQGAVTYVVNTVLPPALGLPLNPQAAAEGEKVLFSSLSKIESFWLKGSGLFLLGGNQPSIADLSLLSELMKLEVCR; from the exons ATGGACGATTCAAGCTGTTTGAAAG CTGACCTTTTCAAGAGAGCTAAAATTCAATCAGTGTTAGATTGGCACCACTCTAATTTACGCCAGGGAGCAG TTACATATGTTGTGAATACTGTACTTCCACCTGCGCTTGGACTACCCCTGAATCCACAAGCTGCTGCCGAGGGTGAGAAAGTTCTCTTTTCATCCCTGTCAAAAATAGAGTCCTTTTGGCTCAAAGGGAGTGGACTATTTTTGCTAGGTGGCAATCAACCATCTATAGCAGATCTAAGCCTTCTGTCTGAACTAATGAAACTGGAGGTATGCAGATAA